From Gimesia panareensis, the proteins below share one genomic window:
- a CDS encoding enolase C-terminal domain-like protein translates to MKIAALKAYRIRVPLKRKITHASFSRSESESILVCCELDDGTIGWGEAVPRAYVTGETPDSVLAQYQATDFREMTDWRWNLTQEVVPLCQHITLSEATDVPAEYQARCCFGNAARCALELSLLDAATRAQGESLSAIFPYLDEDRSLIQSLPSVRYSAVLTSMKPLKQTVLSLLYRLTGFRQCKVKVGMPGIDDRALLRKVRKLTGSRMGLRIDANEAWNRTELETRDADFQPLQIQSIEQPVAHTSIDELKHIRGQLSALVMLDESLCSQEDAERAISEGYCDAFNLRISKLGGLIPTFQIARMAHQAGIRCQLGCQVGETGILSAAGRHFACSIQELDFLEGSFDRFLLKQNIINEKISFQWGGVAPALQGPGLGVTVNPTRLAQFVDQEMQLI, encoded by the coding sequence ATGAAAATCGCCGCTCTGAAGGCTTATCGGATACGTGTCCCGCTGAAACGAAAGATCACCCATGCGTCGTTCAGCCGGTCTGAATCTGAGTCGATTCTGGTCTGCTGTGAGCTGGATGACGGTACCATTGGCTGGGGAGAAGCGGTCCCGCGGGCTTATGTGACAGGAGAAACCCCCGATTCCGTTCTGGCACAGTACCAGGCGACCGATTTCCGGGAAATGACGGACTGGCGCTGGAATTTAACCCAGGAAGTAGTGCCCCTCTGCCAGCACATCACATTATCAGAAGCTACGGACGTGCCTGCTGAATATCAGGCGCGATGCTGTTTTGGTAACGCCGCCCGGTGTGCCCTGGAACTGAGTCTGCTGGATGCCGCCACCCGTGCTCAGGGGGAGTCCCTGTCCGCCATCTTTCCGTACCTGGATGAAGATCGGTCTCTGATTCAGTCGCTCCCCTCCGTCCGCTACAGTGCCGTGCTGACGTCCATGAAGCCGCTCAAGCAGACAGTCTTATCACTGCTATACCGTCTGACCGGCTTTCGGCAGTGTAAAGTCAAAGTCGGCATGCCGGGCATTGATGATCGAGCCCTGCTCCGCAAAGTTCGCAAACTGACAGGCTCGCGAATGGGACTGCGGATCGATGCCAACGAAGCCTGGAACCGTACCGAACTGGAAACGCGGGATGCCGATTTTCAACCGTTGCAGATCCAGTCGATCGAGCAGCCTGTGGCCCATACATCGATCGATGAACTCAAACATATCCGCGGGCAGCTCAGTGCACTGGTCATGCTGGATGAATCGTTATGCAGTCAGGAGGATGCGGAACGTGCGATCTCAGAAGGCTATTGCGATGCCTTCAATCTGCGGATTTCCAAGCTGGGAGGCCTGATTCCCACGTTTCAAATTGCTCGAATGGCCCACCAGGCGGGGATCCGCTGTCAGCTGGGTTGCCAGGTGGGAGAAACGGGAATTCTGTCTGCGGCGGGACGTCATTTTGCGTGCAGCATTCAGGAGTTGGACTTTCTGGAAGGGAGTTTCGATCGCTTTCTGCTCAAACAGAACATCATCAACGAAAAGATCTCGTTTCAATGGGGAGGCGTGGCGCCTGCTCTGCAAGGCCCTGGGCTGGGTGTAACCGTGAATCCAACACGTTTAGCGCAGTTCGTTGATCAGGAAATGCAATTGATCTGA
- the hpnH gene encoding adenosyl-hopene transferase HpnH, which translates to MGVPLSQMWTVAKYVVTQRIKGVKRYPLVLMLEPLFRCNLACAGCGKIQFPTNILKQNLSPEKCFQAVDECGAPIVSIPGGEPLLHPQMPEIVAGLVARKKFVYLCTNAILLEKHLENYPPSKYLTFSIHLDGIREDHDASVCREGIYDKAISAIKAAVKAGHRVTTNSTLFNNADPDRVRQLFDELAELGIESMMLSPGYQYEKAPDQEHFLKRNQTISMFRRILAAPKKAWAFNHSPLFLEFLKGNWELECTPWGNPTYNIFGWQKPCYLLEEGYAETFEELMSSTSWEQYGRKSGNEKCRDCMVHCGHEPTAVDQTFSSWKGFLKVVSLTLFGSKETNQPLATPEPIPAPHYTVSDRDLYQLELPSEAESCEEEAEALIER; encoded by the coding sequence GTGGGTGTCCCCCTTTCGCAGATGTGGACTGTAGCTAAATATGTCGTGACTCAACGGATCAAAGGAGTCAAACGTTATCCCCTGGTGCTGATGCTGGAACCGCTGTTCCGCTGTAATCTGGCCTGTGCCGGCTGCGGGAAAATTCAGTTTCCCACCAATATCCTCAAACAAAACCTCAGCCCCGAGAAGTGTTTTCAGGCAGTGGATGAGTGTGGTGCTCCTATCGTTTCCATTCCCGGGGGCGAACCGCTGTTGCATCCTCAGATGCCGGAAATCGTCGCCGGCCTGGTCGCCCGTAAAAAGTTCGTTTACCTTTGCACGAACGCGATCTTACTCGAAAAACACCTCGAGAACTATCCTCCCTCCAAGTATCTCACCTTTTCCATTCACCTGGATGGCATTCGTGAAGACCATGATGCCTCGGTTTGCCGGGAAGGCATCTACGATAAAGCGATCAGTGCCATCAAAGCGGCCGTCAAAGCAGGGCACCGCGTCACGACTAATTCCACCCTCTTTAACAATGCAGACCCGGACCGCGTACGTCAGTTGTTCGATGAACTGGCCGAGCTGGGCATCGAAAGTATGATGCTCTCTCCCGGCTATCAGTACGAAAAAGCCCCCGATCAGGAACACTTCCTCAAACGCAACCAGACGATCTCAATGTTTCGTCGTATCCTGGCAGCTCCCAAAAAAGCCTGGGCCTTCAACCATTCCCCGCTGTTTCTGGAGTTTCTCAAAGGGAACTGGGAACTGGAGTGCACGCCCTGGGGCAACCCGACCTACAACATTTTTGGCTGGCAGAAACCCTGCTACCTGCTCGAAGAGGGCTATGCCGAAACCTTCGAGGAACTGATGTCTTCCACCAGTTGGGAACAGTACGGCCGCAAAAGTGGCAACGAAAAGTGTCGCGACTGCATGGTCCATTGTGGACATGAACCAACGGCAGTCGACCAGACATTCTCTTCCTGGAAAGGGTTCCTGAAAGTGGTCTCGCTGACCCTGTTCGGATCCAAAGAGACCAATCAGCCGCTGGCCACTCCGGAACCGATCCCGGCGCCTCATTATACAGTCAGCGATCGGGACCTGTATCAGCTGGAACTTCCCTCTGAAGCTGAGTCCTGCGAAGAAGAAGCCGAAGCGCTCATAGAACGCTAA
- a CDS encoding BlaI/MecI/CopY family transcriptional regulator, producing MARPKAKELTTRELEIMHVFWDQETAESPVELTVTQVRDALEAAGRDLAYTTVATLVRILVEKEFLEQTNEVRPFLFRSARSFEDVSGSMLGDMIQKVFGGSREKLLLRLLDERQLSPQELKAIQDILKETP from the coding sequence ATGGCCCGACCAAAAGCCAAAGAGTTGACGACGCGTGAGCTGGAAATCATGCATGTTTTCTGGGACCAGGAGACAGCTGAGTCGCCTGTCGAACTGACGGTCACACAAGTCCGTGATGCCCTGGAGGCAGCGGGTCGTGATCTGGCTTACACCACCGTCGCGACACTGGTGCGGATCCTTGTCGAAAAAGAGTTTCTGGAGCAGACCAACGAGGTCCGTCCGTTTCTTTTTCGAAGTGCCCGTTCGTTTGAAGATGTTTCCGGCAGCATGCTGGGGGACATGATTCAAAAAGTATTTGGAGGCTCGCGAGAAAAACTGCTGCTGCGACTGCTCGATGAGCGGCAGTTAAGTCCTCAGGAACTCAAAGCCATCCAGGATATTCTGAAGGAGACGCCCTGA
- a CDS encoding DUF1559 family PulG-like putative transporter produces the protein MHQLGISLLWLGLQVTIVTLVALVIYLGTKRFGPRTRSFLLSCAVGMTLLLALLTFSPWPRWQTTWKQAAPAIKTTSDNQSATAPAAPANASELPTLKRLPQESEWGTVWEGFLKGLQQEPVVDQPSNIPTPAGIVGWLLVGGFLLAALRLLFGYFSLKRLVSQATSLQGTAAEEALDVLAAEQQISHPLQLREHASLTTAAVIGWWRPVILLPTAWREWNPEQLRAVLAHELAHIQQRDYLAILGAELSRSLYFYHPLVHWLVARLRLEQELAADASAAVTSGGADPYLVVLAEMAVSQSNHRLTGPARAFLPTHSTFLRRIEMLKQKRSSKKMISRSQRVLVVCSMLIIGLLAAGFRGNQIGLAQEAAEPPAAKSVTSKPAGKSFNLDYVPNNALGVLALRPSTLLQQDSMNYVRFSIQQAQKKYPRLYPLGLPLQQIDSLTLIFLAIDLDRHGARSPQYGAVIQTTEDIDRESVIKAFSSGGKITVVSDEFEYFESRTFSRSCLSIVNDRQLIFAQSLTVLKQLLHAHKSQKPSRWSKQWQPVEHEMIATLLNLRQVRELVWKNHLNIGFDHNLWKPSLAPVWDNTDVITLGINLDRKISLRSTLYQELHGDQVRKTLDAAHVLGANMLEQWQEQYLLERQQEQIKKLPLIQLAEKLLQSIQFEQEGETVSLTASMSDLAVLADALVTFVPALLEARQVALRLDSFSNIRHLVLAMHLYHDKHGHFPPAVVMGPDGKTPHSWRVALLPYLDHEKLYKEYRLNEPWDSEHNKKVLAKMPAVFKHPNDSRPGYLTSYLGVVGPNTVFGKSTRPAGRAGIEMSTEAFVPGGPGGGSGVESKSVPVAGVSMRQITDGTSNTIAIVEARRDIPWTKPEDIPFDGKTLPKLGGFSPGGFSVGLCDGAARYLPDTIKPETLKYLLLINDSHPIDWP, from the coding sequence ATGCATCAACTTGGAATCAGTCTGCTCTGGCTGGGATTGCAGGTTACGATTGTGACACTGGTAGCCCTTGTAATTTATCTGGGCACGAAACGATTTGGTCCCCGTACACGCTCGTTTCTGCTCTCCTGTGCGGTCGGGATGACCTTGCTGTTAGCGCTGCTCACTTTCAGTCCCTGGCCCCGCTGGCAGACCACCTGGAAGCAAGCAGCACCCGCTATCAAAACCACTTCAGACAACCAGAGTGCAACCGCACCGGCAGCACCCGCGAATGCCTCGGAATTACCAACTTTGAAACGGCTTCCGCAGGAATCGGAATGGGGAACCGTCTGGGAAGGGTTTCTGAAAGGTTTACAACAGGAACCGGTTGTTGATCAGCCATCAAACATTCCTACGCCGGCGGGCATCGTGGGCTGGTTGCTGGTGGGCGGCTTTCTGCTCGCCGCACTTCGACTGCTGTTTGGATACTTTTCACTGAAACGACTGGTAAGTCAGGCGACTTCACTGCAGGGAACCGCTGCAGAGGAAGCACTGGATGTCCTGGCTGCCGAACAGCAAATCTCCCATCCACTGCAATTAAGAGAGCATGCTTCACTGACCACAGCGGCGGTGATCGGCTGGTGGCGACCGGTGATTCTCTTGCCTACTGCCTGGCGGGAATGGAACCCGGAGCAGTTGCGGGCCGTACTCGCCCATGAACTGGCTCACATCCAGCAGCGAGACTATCTGGCTATCCTGGGGGCAGAACTCAGCCGGTCGCTCTATTTCTATCATCCGCTGGTTCACTGGCTCGTTGCGCGACTCCGCCTGGAACAGGAACTGGCGGCAGACGCGTCCGCAGCCGTTACCAGTGGCGGCGCAGATCCCTATCTGGTCGTCCTGGCGGAGATGGCCGTTTCCCAGTCAAATCATCGGCTCACAGGACCGGCGCGGGCCTTTCTCCCCACGCACTCCACCTTTTTAAGGAGAATCGAAATGCTGAAGCAGAAGCGTTCCTCGAAAAAAATGATCTCGCGTTCCCAGCGTGTGCTGGTAGTCTGTTCCATGCTGATAATCGGTCTCCTGGCGGCTGGATTTCGCGGAAATCAGATCGGTCTGGCACAGGAAGCAGCGGAACCGCCCGCGGCAAAATCAGTGACCTCAAAACCGGCAGGAAAAAGCTTCAACCTCGACTATGTTCCCAATAATGCCCTGGGAGTGCTCGCCCTGCGGCCGTCCACATTGCTGCAGCAGGATTCGATGAATTATGTCCGATTTTCAATCCAGCAGGCACAGAAAAAGTACCCCCGACTTTACCCGCTGGGTTTACCTTTGCAGCAGATCGACAGTTTGACACTGATCTTTCTTGCAATTGATCTGGACCGTCACGGGGCAAGGTCCCCCCAATATGGCGCTGTGATTCAAACAACAGAAGACATTGACCGGGAAAGTGTCATCAAGGCATTCAGCAGTGGTGGAAAAATTACTGTGGTATCCGATGAATTTGAATACTTCGAATCGAGAACTTTTTCCAGGTCCTGCCTGTCAATTGTGAACGATCGCCAGTTGATCTTTGCGCAATCACTAACGGTACTGAAACAGCTGCTGCATGCCCACAAGTCACAGAAACCGAGTCGGTGGTCAAAACAATGGCAACCAGTCGAACACGAAATGATCGCCACCCTCTTGAATCTGCGACAGGTCAGGGAGTTAGTCTGGAAGAACCATTTGAATATCGGCTTTGACCACAATCTCTGGAAGCCATCCCTTGCACCGGTCTGGGATAATACGGATGTGATTACGTTAGGGATCAATCTCGATCGCAAGATTTCGCTCCGATCGACTCTGTATCAGGAGCTGCATGGAGATCAGGTTAGAAAAACTTTAGATGCAGCCCATGTGCTGGGGGCAAATATGCTGGAGCAGTGGCAGGAACAGTATCTCCTCGAAAGGCAACAGGAGCAGATTAAAAAGTTGCCCCTGATACAGCTCGCGGAAAAACTCCTTCAGTCGATTCAGTTCGAGCAGGAAGGGGAGACAGTCAGTCTGACTGCCTCTATGTCTGATCTGGCTGTCTTGGCCGATGCCCTGGTAACTTTTGTGCCCGCCCTGTTGGAAGCACGTCAGGTAGCCTTGCGTTTAGATTCATTCAGTAATATCAGACATCTGGTTCTGGCCATGCATCTCTATCATGATAAACATGGCCATTTTCCGCCGGCAGTCGTGATGGGACCGGATGGGAAAACACCTCACAGCTGGCGGGTCGCATTGCTGCCGTACCTGGATCATGAGAAACTTTACAAGGAGTATCGCCTCAACGAACCCTGGGACAGTGAGCACAACAAAAAAGTTCTGGCAAAAATGCCCGCGGTCTTTAAGCATCCCAATGACAGCCGACCCGGCTATCTGACCTCTTACCTGGGAGTCGTAGGCCCCAATACCGTGTTCGGCAAATCTACGCGTCCCGCCGGTAGGGCAGGTATAGAGATGAGCACAGAGGCGTTTGTCCCTGGCGGCCCAGGAGGAGGCAGTGGTGTCGAGTCAAAGTCAGTTCCGGTCGCCGGTGTCAGCATGCGGCAGATCACCGACGGTACCTCCAATACGATCGCCATCGTGGAAGCGAGACGGGACATCCCCTGGACCAAACCGGAAGACATTCCTTTTGACGGGAAAACACTTCCGAAACTGGGTGGATTTTCGCCAGGAGGTTTTAGTGTCGGACTCTGTGACGGGGCGGCACGTTACCTTCCCGACACCATCAAACCGGAAACACTCAAATACCTGCTGCTGATCAATGACAGTCATCCAATCGACTGGCCATAG
- a CDS encoding DUF1501 domain-containing protein → MLTILGKPTAKNGTFCDGVSRRSFLKIGGMALGGISLPGVMRAEAESQTGSNHKAIINIYLPGGPSHIDLWDPKPDAPKEIRGEFAPIKTNVPGVEICELFPRMAQMMDKFVPIRTISDADGRHDAYQCMTGRTFGSRQPPGGWPAAGAFVSKLQGPVNSAVPAHVALMYKTGNRTWGEPGTGGFLGVPYAPFNLVGRKARSSPDNMILQGITLERLRDRVKLQQAFDSFRRDADTTGLMESMDVYSQQAMNILTTSKLADALDLSKEDPEILARYGESSEKFQRDGAPPMIENFCMARRLVEAGARFVSLNYSRWDWHGPDGMNFPKSREEFPRLDQGLSALVTDLHERGLDKDVSVVVWGEFGRTPKINKNNSRDHWPRVSCAMLAGGGMQAGQVIGRTNRKGEYAEERPVKFQEVFATLYQNVGLDLNGTRIFDTAGTPQYLVDQGIEPIHELI, encoded by the coding sequence ATGCTGACAATTCTGGGTAAACCGACTGCGAAAAACGGAACCTTTTGTGATGGCGTCTCCCGCCGCAGCTTTCTGAAAATTGGGGGGATGGCACTGGGGGGAATTTCTCTGCCTGGTGTCATGCGTGCCGAGGCGGAAAGCCAAACCGGCAGTAATCACAAAGCGATCATCAATATTTACCTGCCCGGTGGCCCTTCGCACATCGATCTCTGGGATCCCAAGCCGGATGCCCCCAAAGAGATACGCGGTGAATTTGCTCCCATCAAAACGAATGTCCCCGGTGTTGAAATCTGTGAGCTCTTCCCACGGATGGCCCAGATGATGGACAAGTTTGTACCCATCCGCACAATTTCCGATGCCGACGGTAGACATGACGCGTATCAGTGCATGACCGGTCGCACGTTCGGCAGTCGTCAACCCCCGGGAGGCTGGCCAGCCGCGGGGGCTTTCGTTTCGAAACTGCAGGGCCCGGTCAATTCTGCTGTCCCCGCACATGTGGCGCTGATGTATAAAACGGGAAACCGGACCTGGGGTGAACCGGGTACTGGTGGCTTCCTGGGAGTGCCATACGCTCCCTTCAACCTGGTCGGTCGTAAGGCCCGCAGTTCGCCGGATAACATGATTCTACAGGGGATCACCCTGGAGCGCCTGCGCGATCGGGTCAAACTGCAGCAGGCTTTCGATTCATTCCGCCGCGATGCGGACACCACCGGTCTGATGGAGAGTATGGACGTCTATTCGCAACAGGCAATGAATATTCTGACCACATCCAAACTGGCGGATGCGCTCGACCTCTCCAAGGAAGATCCCGAGATCCTGGCCCGCTACGGTGAGAGCAGCGAAAAGTTCCAGCGGGACGGAGCACCGCCCATGATCGAAAACTTCTGCATGGCCCGTCGGCTGGTTGAAGCAGGAGCTAGGTTCGTCTCCCTGAACTACAGTCGCTGGGACTGGCATGGTCCGGACGGGATGAACTTCCCCAAGTCGCGAGAAGAATTTCCGCGTCTCGACCAGGGGCTCTCAGCTCTTGTAACCGATCTGCACGAACGAGGACTCGATAAAGACGTTTCCGTTGTCGTCTGGGGCGAATTCGGACGCACGCCGAAGATCAATAAGAACAACAGCCGCGATCACTGGCCGCGGGTCTCCTGTGCCATGCTGGCCGGGGGAGGTATGCAGGCCGGTCAGGTCATCGGTCGAACCAACCGCAAAGGAGAATACGCGGAAGAACGTCCGGTCAAGTTCCAGGAAGTCTTTGCGACGCTCTATCAGAACGTCGGCCTGGATCTGAACGGCACCCGCATCTTCGACACGGCCGGTACGCCGCAATATCTGGTCGATCAGGGCATCGAACCGATTCATGAACTGATCTGA
- a CDS encoding SGNH/GDSL hydrolase family protein — protein MTKALLPLLICFALLQFGTCQAAEVINAGVGGHRSSQLLKRVDRDVLSKQPTVVVLMVGTNDRLNSGGFININTYRRNVETLVDKIQAGGAKVVLMTPPTCIPELLFTRHDAKKYADQSPVERMKEVRQVLLKIARAKQIPVIDFHDYLIDHKLADDSKTSVIRNPANSGIKDGVHLTPAGYQLLARLVAEKLKAEQLNLTKVICFGDSLTKGSKNANYPAYLEELLKQ, from the coding sequence ATGACCAAAGCCCTGCTCCCCCTTTTGATTTGTTTTGCCCTGCTCCAGTTTGGAACCTGCCAGGCCGCAGAGGTGATCAATGCAGGAGTTGGTGGGCACCGGAGTTCCCAACTGCTGAAGCGAGTGGACCGTGATGTGCTTTCAAAACAGCCGACGGTTGTTGTGTTGATGGTAGGAACGAATGATCGGCTCAATTCGGGTGGGTTTATTAATATCAATACCTACCGCAGGAATGTGGAAACGCTGGTCGATAAAATTCAGGCTGGCGGTGCGAAAGTAGTACTGATGACACCACCGACCTGCATTCCGGAGCTGTTGTTTACCCGCCATGATGCGAAGAAATATGCCGACCAGTCTCCTGTGGAACGAATGAAAGAGGTGCGCCAGGTTCTGCTCAAGATTGCCCGCGCGAAGCAGATTCCCGTGATCGATTTTCATGACTACCTGATTGACCACAAGCTCGCGGATGACTCAAAAACCAGCGTGATCCGTAATCCAGCGAACAGCGGCATTAAAGACGGAGTGCACCTGACGCCGGCCGGATATCAGCTGCTGGCGAGACTGGTGGCTGAGAAACTCAAAGCCGAACAGCTGAATTTGACAAAGGTCATCTGCTTTGGGGACAGCCTGACGAAAGGCTCAAAGAATGCGAACTACCCGGCTTATCTGGAAGAGCTTCTGAAACAGTAA
- a CDS encoding DcaP family trimeric outer membrane transporter, with protein MYWITTFACTLLLALTAVPATVRAQDSRFLPPGPAARSSYDPFLSVDQPLAPGVNLDEPGRVNISLDETDDNTAQLPAAPGTSQAIVPPLTMGVGGDGVNPQLLSNPYLTDARQFNVGLDLYSAPSFTEGLIIFGKDAAMKIGGFAKADFIYDFDPIDSTDSFVTTDIPIGAPHRTNSRFHARQSRLSFDTRWLTDDHLIRVYVEGDFFSEGNRFRLRHAFGESGSLLIGQTWTTFADVAAAPATLDFEGSVSNVNRRQAQARWTQHIFNDNTTFAVSVEDTSFIIEPPVGITGDARNPSPDFVTRLRYKNDISEFQVAGLYRVVGFQPTGQRVITRFAYGFNFTGVRLITERTKVYSQLLFGEGIGSYRDLPDAAPTAADKAGLLPMFGWMVGLTHDWNDELSSNFTYAENSLDTTTFQASSDVKQTTYLAANLIWNPLKNVKIGVEYLYGTKENVGGATSDAHRLQTSFIFDLP; from the coding sequence ATGTACTGGATCACGACTTTTGCCTGTACGCTGTTACTGGCACTGACCGCTGTTCCCGCCACAGTCCGGGCGCAAGACAGTCGGTTTCTGCCACCAGGGCCTGCTGCGCGCTCCAGTTATGATCCGTTTCTGTCTGTGGATCAGCCTCTTGCTCCGGGAGTCAATTTGGATGAACCGGGACGGGTCAACATTTCATTGGATGAGACCGATGATAATACCGCTCAGCTACCGGCGGCTCCGGGAACCAGCCAGGCGATAGTCCCCCCTCTGACAATGGGCGTAGGAGGGGATGGTGTCAATCCGCAGTTGCTCTCGAATCCTTATCTCACCGATGCCCGGCAGTTTAATGTCGGACTGGACCTTTATTCTGCTCCATCTTTTACCGAGGGTTTGATCATCTTTGGTAAGGATGCCGCGATGAAAATTGGAGGCTTCGCCAAAGCGGATTTCATCTACGACTTTGATCCCATCGATTCTACGGACTCCTTTGTGACGACCGACATTCCAATTGGAGCACCGCACAGGACCAATTCCCGGTTTCACGCCCGACAGTCCCGCCTGAGTTTTGATACGCGCTGGCTGACCGACGATCATCTGATCCGGGTCTATGTGGAAGGGGATTTCTTCAGTGAAGGAAACCGGTTTCGTTTAAGACATGCCTTCGGAGAATCCGGATCATTACTGATCGGACAGACCTGGACGACCTTTGCCGATGTGGCTGCCGCTCCCGCCACACTTGACTTTGAAGGCTCCGTCTCCAACGTCAATCGCAGACAGGCCCAGGCCCGCTGGACACAACATATTTTTAATGACAACACCACATTCGCGGTATCAGTTGAAGACACCAGCTTTATAATTGAACCTCCTGTCGGTATCACCGGCGATGCACGGAATCCCTCACCTGATTTCGTAACCCGGCTGCGTTATAAAAATGACATCAGTGAGTTTCAGGTCGCGGGCCTGTATCGTGTTGTTGGCTTTCAACCAACCGGCCAGAGGGTAATCACCCGTTTTGCCTATGGGTTCAATTTCACGGGTGTACGGTTAATTACAGAGCGGACCAAGGTCTACTCGCAGCTTCTGTTTGGGGAAGGGATCGGCAGCTATCGGGATCTACCAGATGCCGCCCCCACCGCTGCGGACAAGGCCGGTCTGTTACCCATGTTTGGCTGGATGGTCGGCCTCACGCATGACTGGAACGATGAACTCAGTTCCAACTTCACCTACGCAGAAAATAGCCTGGACACGACCACATTTCAGGCTTCATCAGACGTCAAACAGACTACCTACCTGGCAGCCAACCTGATCTGGAATCCCCTGAAGAATGTGAAAATCGGCGTCGAATACCTCTACGGCACCAAGGAAAACGTCGGCGGCGCGACAAGCGATGCTCACCGGCTGCAGACCTCGTTTATCTTCGATCTGCCCTGA
- a CDS encoding nucleoside deaminase, with product MDEFMQAAIEEAEQGLQEGGVPIGSVIVYEGKIIGRGHNMRQQQGSAILHGEMSALENAGRQPASVYRNSVLYTTLSPCPMCSGAIRLYQIPRVVIGENKTFLGDEELLKASGVELEVLQDPRCIELMQQFIAAHPDVWNEDIGE from the coding sequence ATGGACGAATTCATGCAGGCTGCGATTGAAGAGGCGGAACAGGGACTGCAGGAAGGGGGCGTCCCCATAGGTTCGGTGATTGTCTATGAAGGCAAGATCATCGGTCGCGGCCATAACATGCGTCAGCAGCAAGGGAGTGCCATTCTGCACGGTGAGATGTCAGCACTGGAAAATGCGGGCCGACAGCCGGCCAGTGTCTATCGGAATTCGGTGCTCTATACCACACTCTCCCCCTGCCCGATGTGCAGCGGCGCGATCCGCCTGTATCAGATTCCTCGTGTGGTCATCGGAGAAAATAAAACCTTCCTGGGCGATGAAGAACTGCTCAAAGCCAGCGGTGTCGAACTGGAAGTCCTGCAGGACCCGCGGTGCATCGAATTGATGCAGCAGTTTATTGCCGCCCATCCGGATGTCTGGAATGAAGATATCGGCGAGTGA